The region ATTTTTAGCGTGTGGCATACGAACAGTAGGGAACGCGTTTTACTTACTGAGCAATTGTATGTCGGCACCGGACAGCAACTGgtaaaaaatgtgaaaattccGTTCCCCGGCCGGTCTTGTGGTAACGCGGGACTGAAAACACAGATAGGTATAGTTATTAATTATCAAATCGAGGGAAATGAGACGCTGTTTACGGGGACAAAGGTACAGTGCTCTATTTTATACCTACCTTTTCCAGCATGTCTGGCGTTATGCGTAAGCATATGACACACATTAACAATAGTAAATGTTAAAACAACTATAATAGAATAAGTGGTGCAGCGTAAATACTTACATAACGTTAGATGGCCACCGACTGGATCGCCTTTATAGTCAAATTCTATGTCAAAAAACTTCCCctattgaaaaaataaaaccccacGGTTAAGCAAGAGCCAGCCCGTAGCGGATCGGGGGTATGAGCTACTCACAAAACGGCTGGAGTTGGCATTCTTCACCGTCACCGCATTGCCCATGGCTTCGAGGAACATTTCGGCCTGCGCCACTCGTTCCCGCATTTTCTGCAACTCCAGATCGCGTATGTAGACCTCCTTCGAGATGGATTTCGTCACCGAGCGCCGGTGGTAGGTCGGGGGCGATGAAGAGGAAGTCCCGTGCTCGTACGTCAGGGCGATCGACGAGGACGACTTGTGGATCGAGCgagtgctgctgttactgttctGGTGGCAGCATCGTAGCATGCTGCGCTTTTGCAGCGAAGGCGAGGGTGAAGCACCGCTGGCACTGCACATGCGGTTCAGCTCGGcatggctgctggtgcagttgTGCCGCGGACACGAGGCCGAACTGCCGACGGTCGATGATTTGAGCGTCGACTTGGTCGGAAACTCGTTGCCCTCGGTCGAGCGGCTGATCGATTGGTTCGAGTGCTTCAGGCACTTTGGTGTACCGCCCATCGACATAAACCCGTAGTTGGCCATGGCTGGCAGATTCTCGGAGCTCTTGTGATGCGAAATCAGATCGAACTCGACCGTCTTCTCGTGCGAGCATTTCTGTTGCTGGAatcgaaagaagaaacaaacgatcatttttataaccatccatccatccaaatcATCCATTGCAGCCCGTCAACATCATGTGGGCGTGTGTCGTACTCGCGAGGAAGAGTTGTACTTCATGATGCTGTCCAGTCGACCCGCTCCGGCCCCGGTGGCACTTTCGAAGGACGACCCGACGCGATTGATTGTGGAGTGTTTCGGTGTCGATTGTCGGGAGCTGGGGTTGGAACCGCGCAGAGAAAAGATTGGTGCCCGGCTACGCCGCATCTCGCACAGCTGCGTTAGGAAGTGGACGATCATGTGCGATGATTCCGTCTTGCCTGAGCCACACTCGCCCGCCATTATGATGCACTGGTCCTCGTTGTAGTTCAGCAGAAACTGATGGGCCGAGTTGGCGAGGGCAAAGCTGCATGgcagaggaaaggaagggagaaagagggtTGAGTTTACTCCCCAGTACCGCGTTGGCCGACGAtttcaagggggggggggcgcgacTCACATGTGCGGTGGCAGTTGGAAGAGACTTTTGGTGGCATACTTTCGCACCTGCTCCGGACTGTAGATCTGAAGCGTTTTGTAGGGATTCAGCGCCACGAGGAACGTACCAATGTATGTCTAAAATCAAGGGACAGCAAATGGTAAGTAACATCGAAAGGTAATCAGTTGTTTTTCGTCGTTGGATTCCCGGTAGCTTACGTAGATCAAATCCCGTTTGTAGCGCTGGTGCAGATTGTTGATGAAGCTTTCTTCGGACAgattctccagcagcaccgagtcCCAGCTGCCAATTTCCTGCTCCATGTTTGGCACTTTTACCGAATCCACTGTCGTCTTCACGCCCTTTCTCATTGCGGCcactccactgccaccgagcaccaccgtcgtcaaTTCCCTGCCgtgcacaacagcagcagtagcagcggagGAAGGCGCTCCTCGTGCACCGACCATCGGATGGTTGTAGGGGCTTGCAGCACAGGTTCACTCCCTCTTTTcttgtcgctgttgttgttggtaacCAACACCGCTGATTACATGATGCCTGCTGCTCCGATGCTGATGGTTACTGGTTGCTCCAGACCCGCCGAACCTGCAGCCTACTGCAACCAGGATCCCCGTTGCGCTCCCCAAATCGAAGCTGTCACCAGCAAAGGAGGCGTGAGCATCTTTTTCGCTTCGAGGGGTGGAGATGCTTTTTCAATAACTCCGCACAGAGAACGAGCCCTGCCCAACCGCGAACccgcttttgttgtttctcaAGTACCCCCTTCACAGATTACACACAGGTCAGCCTCGGCCACACACAACCAGCGTACACGGAAAACAAAGCGAAGACGGGCACGACAAACAACACACGCATTTACACCGAAAGAAGAAAGCGCTAACAAGTGTGGCAACGATGGTGGCAAAGGCAATCCCGAGTGTCCGCTTGTCCCTGCTGGTTTTGCTTACGGTTCCGGTGCACCCGATGATACGACGAAGGACGCGAATGTTggggcactgctgctgctgctggtggtattAATCGCCACGGTTCgcctttttctccttcatcGCATCCTGAAATTTTCTTCTCTCGACTATTTTGACATTTCCCGTGCTGGCCTGGCCCGTACGGGTGGCGTGGGGTCAAGGTGGGGGTGGGTGGCGCAAGGACTCCTCGCGCACACCAACAAACTCTGCGcgcgccaaaaaggggcctCTTTCGGTGTGTGCTGGCACATCGGATCGTAAAGTGCAGGACTTGGCTGTATCCGAGCCATTGTCTTCTTTATTAAAATGAGCCCAAAAAATCCTTGTAGCGGGCAAACTAGGACCAACTAAAAATGGCTGAAGTCGTTGAGAAACGGCTGATTCAAATATTTAGAGGACATAACGTAGTGGAAAATGTTCGTTCGACTAACTTTCTCAAGTTaatcgagcagtttttttgcGCAAAGAAGAATCGAGCAGATTTTTTCtcgcagacgcacacacatatacatgGGCTCGAGAAATGTCATAACAAACCGGCGCGATCgtcgaaaagaaaatccttcCCGAGATGCTGCATATCGTGAAATTGGTAAGACTTTTCCGGCTCTTTGGCAAATCGTTATGTGCTAATGGGCTCCCTCCGCTCGATAGATAACCCCTGTGGTCGCAGCGAGACGATCCCTCCATACGACGGCACTCGCGGCCAAATCGCAGTCCGGTCGGTACAAAATCTCGCCCAAGGGTGACCGACCGCTCACGTACGAGATGGCTAATCCTCCGCACCAAATCGCCCATCGGAAGGCCTGGAACTCGTGGAACACCTGTAAGTTACTCAGGCGGGAGGGACAGGCTGAAACACCAATAAACAATTGAACGCCATTTTTCCAATCACGCCCCATCCAGCAAGCCTCGAGGGTGAACTGCGTCCATCGCAGACGATGCTGGAGGACGATTTCGTACGGCGGTTTATGGCGGGCACCTGGCACGGTATGGTCCTGTCGGAGGTGATCATCAAGCGGCAGCACAATCACGTGCGAATAGCGGCGATCATACTGCGCTCCATTCCCGCCCGAAAGATGTACTTCCTCATCGGTTACTGCGAGGAGCTGCTCTCCTACTGGCTACAGTGCCCGGTGACGCTCGAGCTGCAGACAACGGACGATAGGAAGGACGTTGTGTTCAAGTACATCTAGGCCAGGACAGCCGTTGTCACGTGCCCGCCCGACGTGTTGTTATGCTTAGGTTGTGTCTAAGTTATTTTAGATACCTAGAATagaggaaaacaggaaaacgcGACGATCTAGTTGAATTATTTTTCCATTACTTTcatttatttctctttttcacgATTCCCGTTCCCTACTGCTCACTTCCATTGGAGAGGCTTAAAGGAGAGCTCTTTGTGTTTGCCCTATGGTCCACTTTCCGACCTCGCGGGCTCTGTTCTGCTGTACCTCTGTGCTGCCGTGCATTTGTCACTTTGTTCAAAAATGGCCAACTTTACGATGGCCAGCCAAGATGATGGAGCGTTTTTTAGTGGATACACATTTGTCCCtggggtggtgatgatgccgtGTGCATTCGTTCTTCTTATGTTATTGCAACTGATTTACGTTGATGGGACTGATGGGACCTTACACTGCATTGACTAACTTAAAATGGGTTCAGCATAAACCCCCCCTCCCACTAGCTCAATCGCACACTcgctctcgtgctctctctctctctctctctctctggctctatccttctttctctctgttggtGGTCGTCGATGGTGGATGAAAATCtggttcatattttttttgcataatttctAAACCTTTACGATGCCTGTGGGAGCGAGGGAAGAGGTGTTCAGACGTCGATGGTACAGGGATTTCGATCGCAGGGTCTTTGAAAGATTTACCATTCATTTTCCGAGACATTGTTACGCGCAAatattttgtgtgtttttgagaaaaaaaaaaagaaagctatTTAGAGCAAAGCCTTCTTCGATACAAAACGGCAACGCAAGGACAAGCGGCTGCATGATTGTCAGAGAGAgtggaaaagaggaaagaaattAAGGAAAGTTGGCcatgggtttttggtgaaaatgacAACagtggcgacgatgatgatgtgtgaatggcagaagagaaggagaaaggtgGCCTGAGAGTAGAGCAGAGCGAAGCGGAGAACTGGTGCAAAGTTAGTGTTATGCTTACTAAATGCAACTGATCCGTTACCCTACTGTATACGCCGCCGCCATTGCACTAGTTTGAGGTACTACCAATCTCCTTCAACTAGCCTATACTCggctctgtctctgtctctccaaGGGTGATACGACGCTTACAATGTGCGTTTGCGTTACGAAATCGAACGATTGATCGGTTCGAATATACCTTGCCTTTTATCCCGTTACCTCCTATAACTTATACATTGTGATGATCTGGCTCCTTCGCAGTGGGAGTAGTTGTAATGGTAGTCGAGTGTTGTAGTAGGCTATGGTTCGTTCTATGATGCTCTcacatgatgatggttcctTCTCTCAAGATACGCGCAGTaggaaaatacatttttttgaTCCATTTCTCGTTTCCCTCCTCTTTAACAGCGAAGATTTTTAAGGGTGTGCTGATCGATACAAAATACTCtgtgttgccgttgctgttccCAGGCGCGTCATGAAATTATCCGTTTCTTACAACCCAAACCGGCCCCCGTAAATCTCATTTGGTGGACGCCCTACAGTGgtggctggctcgctcgctcattttCCTTGGTTAGTAGTAGTTCCGGTTTAAAGCGTCATCAAGGTTCCATATTTCGCGTGTGCAACATCGTCAAGACTTCAGAGCGCTGCACGTTTTTGCGCCGCGCCACAATTTTGGCAAATGGATCGAATATTGATGCATTGCGCTACCTTCCCCTCCTAGAGATGATTCGCTTATAAATTTCCAGCATACTGCGATTTCCAATTTCTCCTTTTTAAAGTTTTGGTGCTTTGGGAGCGCTGCGCGTTCACATCGCCGTAGTACGTCCTtccgtttttggcaaacatcgAACATTCGTGAACGTTATGAAGATGGCGTgaaggggatgatggtggtaggaGGGAGGTCGTGGGAAGGGATACGCGAGGTGGTTGATGGTCGAAAGCATAAGAAgctaaattttcaaaaaagtgaGACGCACCCTAGTACCCTAAGGTTAAGGCTGGGTAACCTATTCCCCGGTCCTAGCACGGCACCCTACTTCTTGCAGTATTGATGGTTGCTCGTTTGAATGTGCCATTCCTATTTCTGACTTCGGTTTCATTCGCCATCTGCTGCCGTCTCTCCTTGCTCTGTGTTTAACGTAATCTAACGGtgcaagaagaaaaggaaaaaaaacgttacCTTCGCCGCCACGGCGATGCTCAAGGTGCGGGACACATCGCGGCTCTTTACACATCTCTTCATCATTCATTATTATTCGCTCGTAACCTTTTGTACTGTTTTTGTTGAGTTGTTGATACAATAAGTGTTATCGTCTAATCGCAGGAGAGCATGGCCGATGTTACAACTAACCAATGTTAACCAACCGCCGTCATAGCGCGCACGCCATAGATGCCCAGTTTGTGGCCCAGTGGCTGAGATGGTGCCACAGCGGCATGCATATGCAGGGGGAATTGCTGCACAATAGGGGATTGATGGTATTTGTTATCGCAATGCCTGACGAGCGAACAAACCGGTGACGATTCTTTGTCGCTGTCCTTGCACTTTTCACGGCCAGAGACACGGTGCTCCATTCGGCTGGGTTTTATTACATCTAAACTGCCTATAATCCTTTCTTAAAATGCTATCGATACACCCTTTTTTCTACAATCCTCCAACCTACTGCTGTTTCTGTTTGCTCGTTCCACACCTTAGAACTCATTCTTGCCTTCATATACTCTGTTCTACTATACTGTCCCCTTGGTGTTCACGGTAGGACGTTCTTTCATTCCCAGACGCATTCCATCTGCTTTCCTCAgtttactttttttcctttttcttttgaatctttgttgttttgttacgtttttgttaaaattgaaTCTCTGCTTCTGTCTGTGTGTCACTTGCAACGGTGTCACGACTGCTCGCCCACTAAGCTAAaagcaaaatcaaatcaaaacatgTTCGCAGAGAATGTTTGGTTCGTATGCATCTCAGACGCTAAAACGTGGAGCCAGATAAAGCTAAAGTaatagaaaaaagggggaaaacctCGATCGCTTCTCGACGACCACTGCCATTATTGTTGGGTTTGGTTGTTcttattataaaaaaaatagataaagcttttcgtccctttttcaTTAGCAGCCGCCGACATTCGTGCTCGTCCCATTCGTGAACAAGAAGATAACctacgagagaaaaaaaaaacctttgccTCGATGCCGCAAAATGTAGCTTACCAGTGTGGCCGCCGGCAAAGACAGGGCATGTGCAGGTGAGAAAGATTTAAACACAACATCAAAAAGCACGATGAACCATCGACCTTCCTCTTCGCACTATCACGGGTCGGGGGGTTTAATTTTTACAATTAGCTTTTCCTCGTACTCTTCTGTTCCATCGCTTTCGCTCTATAAATTGTGGATCTATTAGCTTCACCCTAGAACATGAGCCACTTCCGGGTGCATTCCATGTCGGTTCTGATCTCTGCTTTAAcgaaatttcccttttttctttgagTTAATGGGAATGAAAAGTAATTCATTCCGAAAAGATTGAGACTATTTAAAAGTGGGCAAAACCCAAAGGAAATTTATATGAAATTGCGTGAAATTAAAGATCACTTCCCACAATCTATGTCCTGGGTTCGTTTCTTAGGTTTgagtaaaaaaaggataaaattGGATAAAAAATTATCTAAACAATTGCGACAGAGGGCCATACTACTACTCAATGACATGGATGAAGGGAAGAAGACTATAAGTGAGAGTCTGACCTCGACGTACAACCGAGTCTCAGGGGGGGTTCGCTCCTATACCTTTGCAACCACTGCTTGGTCGTGTTTCATGATTACGCTCAACGGTCGCTTTTCGCGTCGCAgtgcttcgtttcgtttaaaGCTGAGATTCGAACCTGTGTGTGTTTACATTGTTTTATatccctttttctccctcttttcgGCTTTAGGgttcgtgtttttgttgttatttgtttgctGTACAATTGCTGTAAGGACttttcgtgtatgtgtgttttactTTTCCTAACGATTTGCTTGTCCATACTTTGCATTTCAAGTGGTAATCTGGAATCTCCTTCATGTGTGCCATTTGTTGTTAAATCCAAAagttgtatgttttgtttaagatttttatgattttccagttttcgaAGATGATTCGGTGTCATTTGGTTGTTGATTCAGATGCACCTTCTGCTTCAGCAGGTCGTAGTATCGATCTTTGTGTATTGAACCGTGTGTTGGTGTCGTTATGCCGTTGGGTTGTTGCGGCTTCGATTTACTTGTTCCGATTGCGTTTGTAAATTTTAggagtttctttttcttttctgttcaaTTATAACTTCAGGCCTCTATTTACTCTTTGCCGCTTTAGAGCCTTGTGCTGTACGTGCGCATGTTACACACAATATCATTTGGGATACGTGTGTGGCGCTCGAGtacctttgtttgtttgatgaataGTTGGTGTTTTTCATGCTCGTTATCAATcgtttatttgatttcctttctttttcatctttgAAGCGTTGATTTGGGGCTCATTCGGTTCCGGCCGGGAGTGCTGTTGAATTATTGCCGTGTTGTCTCTGGTGGATTCTCGCTCTGCTATAGTCATTGTGACCTCATACCACATCACGATACAGTGAAACCACGGACTGTTGATCATAGGCTCTGGTTGTTCTCGTCTGTGCTAGGGCCTCTTCATTTACATCGATCACCG is a window of Anopheles aquasalis chromosome 2, idAnoAquaMG_Q_19, whole genome shotgun sequence DNA encoding:
- the LOC126573065 gene encoding 28S ribosomal protein S24, mitochondrial, whose translation is MLHIVKLITPVVAARRSLHTTALAAKSQSGRYKISPKGDRPLTYEMANPPHQIAHRKAWNSWNTSSLEGELRPSQTMLEDDFVRRFMAGTWHGMVLSEVIIKRQHNHVRIAAIILRSIPARKMYFLIGYCEELLSYWLQCPVTLELQTTDDRKDVVFKYI